The sequence GGCCTCTGGATGACATCCCTTTAAAGAAGGGTTCTACATTCCCTGAATTATCATAGTAGTCTATTAAGAGACAAGAAATGCAAGCATTAATATAGTAAGCTTAAAAAACATCTTGCAAATAATTGAATGTGTTTGATGAACAGCTTTGCAATTTGAGACATTCAACAAAAAACTCATATCTACCTCGGGATGGTGGGCCCCTCATACCACCTGGACCTCCCCTAGATCCTCGGGGGCCTCTAGGTGGGCCCCGACTACGGGAGTGCATAGGTGGAGGCCCTCTCCTGCCAGTGCTCTCAAATTGAGGTTTAGTAGCTTGCTCCACTTTGATAGGCTTTCCATCAAGCGACTAAGGGACAAGACTTTGATTAGATTTCAATTACAATCACAGGTCGAAGCTGATTCTTATTCAAGGTGTAACACCAACCTTTCCATTCATCTCACGTGCTGCATCCTTGGCATCAGCTGGACTTTCAAAAGTAACAAAAGCGAAGCCCCTTGACTTGTTTGTTTCACGATCTTTCATCAAAAGAACTACAATTAGGAGAGAACAGGAAAAGTCATGTTTTGCATAGTACACCAGTTTCACACCTTAAGACAGTACAGGAAAACTCCAAGAGTTTAAGAcggaaaacatgtttttgttctaCGATTACGAGTTATTGTTTTCAATTTTTTCAAAAACAGCGTTTTCACAGTTAAATACACACCCCGAACCGCCAATAATGTAATTCACTGTAAAATAATTTTCTTTACCATCAATATCTTAAAATGGTCTTCAGATAACAAAACAGAAGCAATCATGCAAACGATCTGGTGCAGCGGAGGGTATCGAGGACTATTTTTGCAGCGACGATATTGATACTAAATACAGCATTGTGCGTAGCCAATATCGTTGAAATTACATGACTTTCTCTAACATTAATTGAAAACAATTTACAGAACTGAACACATTCCCAAACAACTAAAATCTTTtatcctgaaaacaaaggtgaatGGATTAGCTCAGTCTTGGCACCATACGTTACTGCAAGTACGATTGTATTGAACTCCAGCATATTATGCTAATTATCAGACCCGGGCtttcccacaaaaaaaaaaaaaaaaaaaaaccgaaacTGAAGATATGTGAGGCTTTGTGGCTCCGACCTTCGACAATCCTGCCATATTTGCTGAAGTACTGCTCCAGGGCCTTCTCTGTGGTCTCGGTGTTCAGCCCACCGATGAACAACTTCCCCGGTCGGTCTGCCTCTGCCATACTGAAACATCCAACCCATGCATAAGCATTAACCAACATCAACAAttttataaaaataaacacacaaagacatATTTGCTGGGGGGTCTGACGCTTACCTTGCTGCAGGCGAGTGAATGTCTTGGCTGTTGAATGCGCAAAATGGCGATAAACGTGCCCGCGGTTAAAGCTAAGGCTAGCTATATAACCTAATGTCACTGCTACTTCAGCTTTAAAAACAATActtctaaatgtaaaaacaagataCCTTTGCTACTTCTATATATGATAGCACGTCGTGAGCTGCTACCGGAGTACCCCGTTCAGCTGCTTTTTTCGTTGTCTATGAGGAAAAACACCCGTTTGAACAACGGTTTTCGCCCCGTTCCTTCTTCTTCGCTCCCTCCTTCTTCTACACTATTTCCGGTTGATGTAGTGCCTCCCGGCGGACTACTGCCCTCTACCGTATACCCTTCAAATCACCGTCTATGAACCGACAtgtgtcataaatctgtcataaGCTTAAAATTAAATCATCACTCAAAATTATTTGCCATCTCACTCTGTTCCGCACTATATATAACTTATTAAATTATAGTATGAGTGGTAAATGTAGCCTAATTaaattactttaaccctttcatgcacgaattatgagaaccttaatcaaatttttttcctgagtgtttttattcctgtgtaggtatgaaaacaacaatgcgatggaaaattttcttcttcttcttcttcttcttcttcttcttcttcttcttcttcttcttcttcttctgatagatagatagatagatagatagatagatagatagatagatagatagatagatagatagatagatagatagatagatagatagatagatagatagatagatagatagatagatagatagatagatagatgaaaaaaaaaattcttatgaacctatttttcatgaagttgcaaaaatatccactcagctggacaccacacgtttaatttttgaagcacagaaatatgtatttactgataaattgtgtgaaaactatggggagggcttgtgattctcggGGTTTATgcacaggagagatctacataatgttaccaattcatgtcagaaaagatatgtagtgtcttaaaactttaataaagatatgtgtaaaaaaaataataataaaataaaaaatccatgaatatacaagagaacagctgtagaatagctgtccactgtagtgaccattatgcatgaaagggttaaggagaaGCCCATTGAAAATGTACTTAAACCAACCAGCAGATTCAGTAATTTGTAGTAATTCCAATCTCTAAATCTATCTGAGACctacaaagataaaaaaaaaaaaaaaatctatatccaATACAGAGGTGTCCATAAAAATTGTAGATTTTATTGATGGCCTAGCCTTCCAGCATACAGTGTGATTTAATTATTTGCCATGGATTTACACATTCAGTCTCCTCCCTGAATGTGTCAGTTTGATGAATCGCCTCTTTTACACAGATTTCGTGCAATGTTGCCCTCTGTAGGTTTTTAGAGTGCCACATCTTTGCCCTTCCAAAATAAATAGTcaaaattggttaaaaaaaaaaaaaaaaaaaaaaaaaaaaaaaaaaatcagaccacCCTTTCATTTTTTACTCATACCTACATCTTCTGGCtgctttaatattttttgttttcatctgcTCTTACGAATTATTAATATCTATTCACTAAAACCCAGTCAAGAATTACAGATTAACTGTATGTTAAGCTTCTTTAAATATTTTCCTTTCCATGAGACAATTTACTACAGACAATGAATGAGAAACACATAAATGTCTGACGCTGTCATCATTGGTGGCGACAGTTTAACTTCCTCCTCAATGGAAAACGTTTCAAATATaatccagtttttccagtttggtCACATTTCTCTGACCTTTAATCCACAAGTATAACTGTATTTGATccctttcttttattcttttgttaAATTTTCCAAAAGCTTTACTATTTCCAAATAAAAAGCAACGTTGTTCTTAGGAAGGAACTAATGGTAATGATAAATAGATAAGCAACGTCAGTGTTACTTTGATGCGTTAAGTCGTTATGAATAAAAATTACATCCGTTTCtttcctttcaaaataaaaaaaataacagctgTTGTAGCAGTTAAAGTTAAGTTTAAGagaagttttgtgtattttatatttactgtaaaatatttcaactgaaatatatgaataatCACACACTTTAATCCATAAAACGCCATCTAATTTATGTAAAACATGTGCTTTATTTTTACTTTGAAGGGAATAAAAGTCTACTTCCGGGTTTAATCTCCTTGTTTGCTTTCTGCTTGACTGACTTGAACGTCATCGATTCTGGTTGCGCCAGACAGGTTAGCCGATGCGTCTCCAGTAGAAAGAGCGAGCTAACCGTCTTCAGCTACCTTACAATTTATCCCATAAGAAGGAACATTTTCCTTTAACAAGAAGCCCAGGCTGCGAAGACCCGCAAGAAAATGAAGAATCGGATACAGTTTGGTTTTGTGCTGGTTTACTCGCtagtctcatatttctatccgTGCTCAGCCTTTTATCTTCCGGGTTTAGCCCCAGTGAGTTTTTGCGAAGATGGTAAAGGGGCTGAAGATTGTCAGGTATGGGACATTAGTAAAACTGACGGTTCTTTCCTAATAATATGTATTTTCTGATCTAAGTGAAATTGCCCCATTTATATCATGGTCTTACACTTCTTGTTCTTGCTAGCTAGCCAGCACTCTCATTAGGCCCCGACTATTACCTGGAGCCGAAACAGTAGCGTAATAATGTGATGCAGTGGTAGTTGTGGTGTGTTTTTGCTCGATGTCACAtgcattttctttttatataaatagcTGCTTTCTTGTAAGTATCTTTACCAGCTCATCAATAATGGCCCCATTGTACTATAGATTACGGGGAAGTACTACCTGGCAGTTAAGGTAACCTGAAGACACCAGGACTTTGGGCTAATTCCATTGAAATAAGGCCAAAAGAGTCGATTTTTTTATACAGTGTAGCCACAGAGGTTACATGAATGCGTATACCTTGTTATGATAGCTCTAATGTTAGCTCACCAATCCAGTTTTTGTGCGTTGTTTGTTCTTGGAATACGGAAAAACAGCCAACTTcaacttttttaaaaacatttatttatttttttaacagacAGAGATTCAGCTGTATGTCAATCGCTTGGACTCTGTGGAGTCAGTCCTGCCTTACGAGTATGACATGTAAGTAACTTGTAGCTCTCCTTGATTCATTGTatgcctttgtgtgtgtttgctgtctAGCTCATGTCTTCTCTGTGACACTCTTAAAGGTTCGACTTTTGTAAAGATGCCAAGGAAATTAGGCCTTCTGAGAACCTTGGACAGGTCCTGTTCGGTGAACGAATTGAGTCTTCGCCTTACAAGGTGGGCAAAAATTTAGATTTACATACCAATTCTGATATCGCCTCCTCTAGATTCTCTCTTTGTTCAGTATAAACTATTGATTAAAACATGTTTCTACCTACCTACCTTACAGTTCAAATTCAAGGATGATATAAAATGTAAGACTGTGTGcaaaaaaacatacagtaaaaaaaCCCAGGGGGATGCAGCCAAACTGGATTTCCTTAAGATGGGAATGCAGCTCAATTACCAACACCACTGGTAAGTTCTGTGTCCTGTTGCTCTTCACTTAAATGAATTATGAGTTTGATAGATGGATGGTAGCAGAGAAGAAATTGCAAATTGACTTTTTTCAGGATCATCGATAACATGCCAGTGACGTGGTGCTATGATGTGGAAGACGGCGGTCAGAAGTACTGCAACCCAGGTTTCCCCATTGGCTGTCTTGTCACCATAGATGGTAGAGCTAAAGACGCCTGTGTTATCAATGTGAGTTGAGATTTCTTACATTGCACTTCACATATTCTTTCAGTTGGGTTCTGAAGCAGTCATTAGATTTGTGTAGTTTACCATGAACTTTACAATTCATGTTTCTGTTTCTCATGATCTTTTTCACTATCCCTGACACTGCGAAGCACACCATTTTTTCTGTATATAATCTAAGTATCGGAGGAGTTCTTAACAACATACAAGCTTCACCACAATAAAATTTGGTGCCTGAAATggaaaattatgtttttgttgcaGGCTGAATTCAACAAGAAGTACACATTTTATGTCTTCAACCATGTGGACATCAAGATCACTTACCACAGTGGAGCCTCAGAAGGATGGAAAGGGGCGCGGCTGGTGGGGGCCACTTTGGAGCCAAAGAGGTAACATATGTTAATCACTAAAATGCCACTGCATTTTAATTTTGGTCTAGTTTACATCAGCATAATTTTAAACAAAGTCAGTCCCATATTGATACTTGTCAACTGACGTGAAAgcctttgtttgtgttttatacaACAGTATTAAACATGCGGATGAGAACTCTGTGAACTGTGATGGAGGTAACCCAATGGAAATCCCTGGGGACTTTGACAAAGATGTGTCGGTTGTTTACACCTACTCAGTCACATTTGAGGTAGTCTTCAAACTAAAACACTAATAGAATACTGCTTCTGTGTAACTGTGTCTTACAGCATGTGTAACTACCTTTTTACAGGAAAACAATCAAATCAAGTGGGCCTCCAGGTGGGACTATATTCTGGTCTCAATGCCTCACACCAACATCCAGTGGTTTAGGTATGAGACAATTTGTTTCACTTCTGGTGTCATAGAAACCCTGTTTCCTTGAAACAGTCTGGCTCTTGATGCTCATGTTATGTCTTGTGTGTTTGTCCAGCATCATGAACTCCTTGGTGATTGTCCTTTTCCTGTCGGGTATGGTTGCTATGATCATGCTGAGAACCTTGCACAAGGACATTGCCAGATACAACCAGGTGGATCAGGTAAAggcagaatttttttggcttCTCAACTAGAGCACattgcattaaaaataaataaataaaataaataaataaaacaagtacaGGTCTCTTGGAAATATTGTTAAATTAAAAAGAATTATGCTATCATGTCCACAGGTTGAGTTTTGTCGTATTTCTGTACTTCATGTATTAGAGGCACCATACAAATGCCCTATTCAACCTTTCTGGTACTTCCCCAGCCCCTTCCACACTGCGCTACCTGCCTGAAACCATTCAGTCATCACACAGAGAGCCTGTATATGAGAATACCATCTAAACGTCTAAAAGCCTAAATCAGTCAGACTGAACATTAACTAGTCTTTGCATTGCTCTCTAGTACAATTTCTGAAAAACTATCGTTAGGAATAAGAAAAAGCTGATTAATCTGCAAATATTATTAATactgaaatattttatttatagagcacttttcattcagagcACTTACAGACACTTAACAGAAGATAAAAAGGGAAATGATAAAACCGTTTTTCTGCAGCTGCAAGCCACTATTAAAGTGGAACGTTTTCTTTCGTTTTACTCTATGTGCAAGCTGACGCTGTGAATCAATTAACAAaatcataaaatattaatacGACAACTCAGTCTATTGCATTTGTTCTTAATAACTCTCTTGAACAACATATGCTTTAGTGATGACTGGATCTTTAGTGCTACAAAAATGCATGTAATTTCAGCTTATTATATGGACTGTAAATATTCTATTTCGTCAACTGGAGGGTAAAAAAAAGAAGTGGCCGAGGGCTCTGTCGGCACTTCAGTTATAGTCTTGCTCTTTCATTTGATCATTGTCATCTGTCTCTTacctaaccaaaaaaaaattgtgaatgaaTCATGTCAGGTCAAACTGTACCCAAAATATTGTTTGTTTGCATGAAGAGCAGGTAAGATCAACATTATTTAACATGATGATATTTAGAAGTGGTGGTAGGTGGTTACCTGATAGTAGCAGAGAGTGTGCCAATTATCTTTATCACAGTGTATGTTTTTAATCCTTATGTTGCTCGGCATAAAGTGCAACCCATTGCACTAGTGGGCTGCCTAGAATCCTAAATATGTATTGCATTTTACAGGCAGACATCATAAAGCTTCCACCAACCAAGGAAAAATCATCTGTAATCTATGTAAGCTTAATAAATGTAGTCTGTGGTAATCAATCCGGTATTTGGTGTGTgattgcagtaaaaaaaaaaaaagcacattagaAATCAGTGTAAGATGTGGTGTGGATTGAACAACAACATTATGTCAAGATAGCAGATTTGCGGGCATACAAGCCACAACatatttttctctgcttttgtctGTCCAATGGCGTAAGCAGCATATTCACTTGTGTTTCACGGATGTAAACTTTCTATTTAGTGTGATGGTCTTTTAAATGCAAGTTTAAGCTAAGAAAGATTTACTAATCAATTCACTGAGGACTTCTCCACATCAAATTTTACAGCTTTTAATAAAGTATTATTTCTCTGCTTCTACCTTGCTTTGCTAACTACATACAGCTCATGCATTTTTTAGCAGATGTCACACCCCAAGATGGCATTCACTGCTTGGTGGCTGGTCAACCTTCAACTTTGTTTGACTTGTAAACTTGTAAATTCCTTGATGTGACTGTagctgtatttaattttttaggaGGATGCACAGGAGGAGTCTGGATGGAAGCAGGTGCACGGCGATGTATTCAGGCCCCCCAGGAAAGGCATGCTCCTGTCTGTATTCCTTGGACAGGGCACCCAGATCTTCATCATGACCTTTATCACACTCTGTAAGGACTGTTTAACATTAAGCATAATATTTAGTTTTAGCAGTAATGTCACACAGTTAGGTAAAATTTCCTCTTAATTAACAGTtaaattaccccgccccctgaaggggtattgtttttggttcagtttatttgtttgtttgttaacactctagcagcaaaactattggttgaattcatgccaaatttggtttatagattgccagtggcccagtatagatgtcattacattttgggaaaagtaggtcaaagtttaaattttttatgaatttttaaaaatattttttccccccttttatttataatgggcgaaatttcacatgtttgttgcagcaaaactattggttgaattcataccaaattgactttattgactgccagtgacccagaatagatctcattacattttgggaacagtaggtcaaagttcaaattttaatgaattttctgaatcttcccatttacttataatgggtgaaatatgtgcgaggcaCCACCACTTGTTCccgtttattattactgacaccCCGAGAGGCTCCATGTAACcaaaac is a genomic window of Sphaeramia orbicularis chromosome 10, fSphaOr1.1, whole genome shotgun sequence containing:
- the tm9sf5 gene encoding transmembrane 9 superfamily protein member 5 isoform X2 — encoded protein: MKNRIQFGFVLVYSLVSYFYPCSAFYLPGLAPVSFCEDGKGAEDCQTEIQLYVNRLDSVESVLPYEYDMFDFCKDAKEIRPSENLGQVLFGERIESSPYKFKFKDDIKCKTVCKKTYSKKTQGDAAKLDFLKMGMQLNYQHHWIIDNMPVTWCYDVEDGGQKYCNPGFPIGCLVTIDGRAKDACVINAEFNKKYTFYVFNHVDIKITYHSGASEGWKGARLVGATLEPKSIKHADENSVNCDGGNPMEIPGDFDKDVSVVYTYSVTFEENNQIKWASRWDYILVSMPHTNIQWFSIMNSLVIVLFLSGMVAMIMLRTLHKDIARYNQVDQEDAQEESGWKQVHGDVFRPPRKGMLLSVFLGQGTQIFIMTFITLFLACLGFLSPANRGALMTCAVVLWVLLGTPAGYVSARLYKTFGGEKWKTNVLLTALLCPGIVFADFFLMNLILWVEGSSAAIPFGTLVAILALWFGISVPLTFIGAYFGFKKHAIEQPVRTNQIPRQIPEQSFFTKPIPGIIMGGILPFGCIFIQLFFILNSIWSHQMYYMFGFLFLVFIILLITCSEATILLCYFHLCAEDYHWWWRSFLTSGFTAVYLFIYAVHYFFSKLQIIGAASTILYFGYTMIMVLIFFLFTGTIGFFACFWFVNKIYSVVKVD
- the tm9sf5 gene encoding transmembrane 9 superfamily protein member 5 isoform X1, producing the protein MKNRIQFGFVLVYSLVSYFYPCSAFYLPGLAPVSFCEDGKGAEDCQTEIQLYVNRLDSVESVLPYEYDMFDFCKDAKEIRPSENLGQVLFGERIESSPYKFKFKDDIKCKTVCKKTYSKKTQGDAAKLDFLKMGMQLNYQHHWIIDNMPVTWCYDVEDGGQKYCNPGFPIGCLVTIDGRAKDACVINAEFNKKYTFYVFNHVDIKITYHSGASEGWKGARLVGATLEPKSIKHADENSVNCDGGNPMEIPGDFDKDVSVVYTYSVTFEENNQIKWASRWDYILVSMPHTNIQWFSIMNSLVIVLFLSGMVAMIMLRTLHKDIARYNQVDQADIIKLPPTKEKSSVIYEDAQEESGWKQVHGDVFRPPRKGMLLSVFLGQGTQIFIMTFITLFLACLGFLSPANRGALMTCAVVLWVLLGTPAGYVSARLYKTFGGEKWKTNVLLTALLCPGIVFADFFLMNLILWVEGSSAAIPFGTLVAILALWFGISVPLTFIGAYFGFKKHAIEQPVRTNQIPRQIPEQSFFTKPIPGIIMGGILPFGCIFIQLFFILNSIWSHQMYYMFGFLFLVFIILLITCSEATILLCYFHLCAEDYHWWWRSFLTSGFTAVYLFIYAVHYFFSKLQIIGAASTILYFGYTMIMVLIFFLFTGTIGFFACFWFVNKIYSVVKVD
- the rbmx gene encoding RNA-binding motif protein, X chromosome isoform X2; protein product: MAEADRPGKLFIGGLNTETTEKALEQYFSKYGRIVEVLLMKDRETNKSRGFAFVTFESPADAKDAAREMNGKSLDGKPIKVEQATKPQFESTGRRGPPPMHSRSRGPPRGPRGSRGGPGGMRGPPSRDYYDNSGNVEPFFKGMSSRGPPPMKRGPPVRNGGPPPKRSAPSGPMSRPPMSRDRDPYGPPPPRRDSMMSRRDDYPSPRDDHYNSKDSYSSRDYNSRDSRDYGPPPRDYSYREYSNSSSRDDYGSMSRGYSDRDGYGGGREPRSYMDRPSGGSYRDSYDGYG